One Thermodesulfobacteriota bacterium genomic region harbors:
- the sppA gene encoding signal peptide peptidase SppA: MTKKRVVLLILFVFLGTLILGSILARFTIKRIGVIEVEGVITDSKEILEQIEKFREDETIKGVVVRIESPGGASASCQEIHGELKKLREKKKVFVSMGSVCASGGYYIAVAGERIYAMPSTITGSIGVLMEQIVIEDLLKKIGLQTTTIKAGEFKDTGSPFRKMKEEEKIYLKGIIDAIHEQFIEDVAKGRNIPIDKAKKLGDGRIFTGKMAKEYGLVDEIGTFYDALEDLRVALNIKEKPEIVYAKKKISIFEWLLSTFFEEFIKKGLISGVG; the protein is encoded by the coding sequence ATGACCAAAAAGAGAGTTGTGCTTCTCATACTTTTTGTATTTCTCGGCACTCTCATTTTGGGTTCGATCCTTGCCAGATTCACGATAAAAAGAATCGGGGTCATAGAGGTGGAAGGGGTGATAACTGACTCAAAGGAGATACTTGAACAGATTGAAAAATTTAGGGAGGATGAAACGATAAAAGGGGTGGTAGTTAGGATAGAGTCTCCTGGTGGCGCCTCCGCATCTTGTCAGGAAATACACGGAGAACTAAAGAAGCTGAGAGAAAAGAAAAAGGTTTTTGTATCAATGGGATCTGTGTGTGCTTCAGGTGGATATTACATTGCGGTTGCAGGTGAAAGGATCTACGCGATGCCATCCACAATAACCGGAAGTATAGGAGTGCTCATGGAGCAGATAGTCATAGAAGATTTGCTAAAAAAAATAGGACTTCAAACGACTACCATAAAGGCTGGAGAATTCAAAGATACTGGCAGCCCTTTTAGGAAAATGAAGGAGGAAGAGAAAATCTATCTCAAAGGAATAATAGACGCAATCCACGAACAGTTCATAGAAGATGTGGCGAAAGGAAGGAACATCCCGATCGACAAGGCAAAAAAGTTAGGTGACGGAAGGATCTTTACTGGAAAGATGGCGAAAGAATACGGACTCGTCGACGAAATAGGCACCTTTTACGACGCTCTCGAAGATCTAAGGGTCGCGCTCAACATAAAAGAAAAACCTGAAATCGTTTACGCCAAAAAGAAGATCTCCATCTTTGAATGGTTGTTGTCCACCTTCTTTGAGGAGTTTATTAAGAAAGGATTAATAAGTGGGGTGGGCTAG
- a CDS encoding adenosine-specific kinase, protein MEIKAIPVEIPEGANIIIGQAHFMKTVEDLYEILASSSPSLRFGIAFSEASGPCLVRCEGNDDELIKKAAETSLLISCGHSFVIYLKDGYPINVLNAIKACQEVCHIICATANPLKIIVAEDEQGRGIIGVIDGFKPKGVEKEEDRKARKEFLRKIKYKL, encoded by the coding sequence ATGGAGATAAAGGCCATTCCGGTCGAAATCCCAGAGGGTGCAAATATCATAATAGGACAGGCCCATTTCATGAAAACCGTGGAGGACTTGTACGAGATTTTAGCTTCATCCTCTCCTTCTTTGAGATTTGGGATTGCATTTTCTGAGGCATCAGGGCCATGCCTTGTACGATGTGAAGGGAACGACGATGAGCTTATAAAGAAAGCTGCAGAGACGAGTCTTTTGATCTCGTGTGGCCACTCTTTCGTAATATACCTTAAAGATGGCTATCCTATAAACGTCTTGAATGCTATAAAGGCTTGCCAGGAGGTATGTCACATTATATGTGCAACAGCGAATCCGCTAAAAATAATTGTAGCTGAGGACGAACAGGGAAGAGGGATAATAGGCGTCATTGATGGTTTTAAACCGAAGGGTGTGGAAAAGGAAGAGGATAGAAAGGCTAGAAAGGAATTTTTAAGGAAGATCAAGTACAAGCTTTAA